In one Methanoculleus sp. SDB genomic region, the following are encoded:
- a CDS encoding tetrahydromethanopterin S-methyltransferase subunit B → MGYIEVLPEFGLVADPFLGIVTSAGESLAPVIDQVAELELIADDIVGMLSGEGKFLSSFPNREKALPIAGGVTAFWYGMAVGLFIAGFIAFGFL, encoded by the coding sequence ATGGGATATATCGAAGTCCTTCCGGAGTTCGGCCTGGTTGCGGACCCGTTCCTGGGTATCGTGACCTCTGCGGGCGAATCACTCGCACCGGTCATTGATCAGGTGGCCGAGCTTGAACTGATAGCGGATGACATCGTCGGCATGCTTTCGGGCGAAGGCAAGTTCCTCTCCTCGTTCCCGAACAGGGAGAAGGCGCTGCCTATTGCCGGTGGTGTCACGGCATTCTGGTATGGTATGGCTGTCGGACTCTTCATCGCGGGATTCATCGCGTTCGGATTTCTGTGA
- a CDS encoding tetrahydromethanopterin S-methyltransferase subunit C has translation MSVKIEASEGGRPHNEILGIGLIGSLVCIYLTYLNVLTGTEIFSFFGGLGAVLALVWGTDTIKHLCSYGLGTGVPSAGMIALGSGVIAMLFATKFGIAAPVAALIIAALLGAVIGYVSDKVVNMNIPVMVVSLIELAVVGALTIMGLAAMAGGSFMFADLVTGTTTVFGISIASYGSSVIGGSVLAVVFMLGGIAVQHAFNACLGPGEQQDRTLMLAAECGFLSMIGIAVISFAFISFGSAVVALLVSIIGWYYTYTEYIKLSRRDAYDWLDAKPIHEPKGGA, from the coding sequence ATGTCAGTAAAAATTGAAGCTTCTGAAGGTGGAAGGCCACACAACGAGATTCTCGGAATCGGGCTCATCGGTTCGCTGGTCTGCATCTACCTGACCTACCTGAACGTGCTGACCGGCACGGAGATATTCTCGTTCTTCGGTGGTCTTGGTGCGGTCCTCGCTCTTGTATGGGGCACGGATACCATCAAACACCTCTGCAGCTACGGTCTTGGTACCGGTGTTCCGTCCGCGGGTATGATCGCGCTCGGTTCCGGTGTCATCGCGATGCTGTTTGCCACTAAGTTCGGCATTGCGGCACCGGTTGCTGCACTCATCATCGCTGCACTGCTCGGAGCGGTGATTGGTTACGTCTCCGACAAGGTTGTCAACATGAATATCCCTGTCATGGTTGTATCGCTCATCGAGCTCGCGGTCGTCGGTGCGCTGACGATTATGGGTCTCGCTGCGATGGCCGGCGGATCGTTCATGTTTGCGGATCTCGTCACGGGAACGACGACAGTCTTCGGGATTAGTATCGCCAGCTACGGCTCATCGGTCATCGGCGGCAGTGTTCTCGCCGTTGTCTTCATGCTCGGTGGGATTGCCGTCCAGCACGCGTTCAACGCATGCCTCGGCCCCGGCGAACAGCAGGACAGGACGCTTATGCTTGCAGCCGAATGCGGCTTTTTATCCATGATTGGCATAGCCGTGATCTCGTTTGCATTCATCAGCTTCGGATCGGCAGTCGTCGCGCTTCTCGTCTCGATTATCGGCTGGTACTACACCTACACGGAGTATATCAAGCTCTCCCGGCGCGATGCCTACGACTGGCTGGACGCAAAGCCTATTCATGAACCGAAAGGTGGTGCCTGA
- a CDS encoding tetrahydromethanopterin S-methyltransferase subunit D (catalyzes the formation of methyl-coenzyme M and tetrahydromethanopterin from coenzyme M and methyl-tetrahydromethanopterin) has product MSALGGGAGGGEGMNPTATIVGLVIMLIALAATFVVGGMSAALVLVGIIIGGVLVGFGVHFVPVGGAPAAMGQAPGIATGVAMLAAGAGLAGLFGGAWAAELGLAVALAGGAVGGGLMMAITCMFVNIVYVFGMGIPSASGKVDKDPITGDTFPAYKSQGTEGHGLPFISYVGGVIGGALGGLGGTLIYIQLLNLYEEMLPTMLNASAEEILPVAISLAGIFAVGMFLVNAVIAAYNITGTIEGPHDPKFKRFPRAVVGAAIASAVCGLVAILIVAV; this is encoded by the coding sequence ATGAGCGCACTCGGTGGAGGCGCAGGCGGCGGCGAGGGAATGAACCCGACCGCTACGATTGTCGGCCTTGTCATCATGCTGATTGCACTGGCAGCCACGTTTGTCGTCGGCGGCATGAGTGCAGCACTTGTGCTTGTCGGCATCATTATCGGCGGAGTTCTCGTCGGATTCGGTGTCCACTTCGTTCCTGTCGGCGGTGCGCCGGCAGCCATGGGGCAGGCGCCCGGTATTGCAACCGGTGTCGCGATGCTCGCAGCTGGTGCCGGCCTTGCCGGTCTCTTCGGCGGTGCATGGGCGGCTGAGCTCGGTCTTGCCGTTGCCCTTGCGGGCGGCGCAGTCGGCGGCGGTCTGATGATGGCGATCACGTGCATGTTTGTCAACATTGTCTACGTCTTCGGCATGGGCATTCCTTCCGCCTCCGGAAAGGTGGACAAGGACCCGATCACGGGCGACACGTTCCCTGCGTACAAATCACAGGGTACCGAGGGGCACGGGCTTCCGTTCATCTCCTACGTCGGAGGTGTGATCGGCGGAGCGCTCGGCGGTCTCGGCGGTACGCTCATCTATATCCAGCTGCTGAACCTGTACGAGGAGATGCTTCCCACGATGCTCAACGCATCCGCGGAAGAGATCCTTCCGGTCGCGATCTCGCTCGCGGGCATTTTTGCTGTCGGCATGTTCCTTGTCAACGCAGTAATTGCCGCGTACAACATCACGGGAACAATCGAAGGTCCCCACGACCCGAAGTTCAAGCGCTTCCCGCGTGCGGTGGTGGGTGCGGCAATCGCATCCGCGGTCTGCGGACTTGTGGCGATTCTGATTGTGGCAGTGTGA